A stretch of Camelina sativa cultivar DH55 chromosome 18, Cs, whole genome shotgun sequence DNA encodes these proteins:
- the LOC104761745 gene encoding F-box/FBD/LRR-repeat protein At5g56420-like, whose protein sequence is MDKISQLSDDVLIKILSLVPTKDAIAMSTLSKRWVSLWTLVPRLVFDDYSDSEDEDEEENQSRNLAQFVSGTLLLHKAAVLECFHLNIASECSGSEVGLWVRIAVDRFVRDLKISFYNDHGPVTLPSRLFRCEAIETLELCRVIALDVPSRFSFRSLKKLRLLSVRYSDEDSFSRFISNCPVLEDLVVETCDEDNVVTFTVNVASLQSLSVSRTLRDLPNPDEVFVIHSHGLKQLKVMDYFGELNLIGNMPKLVEANLQYECLYAKVLEPFTFVKRLYLCLFGEAQYLTGIVLSQLVCLELCTCEDNWTNMLVSVLQHAPKLQVLKLELNHDHCLATVRNVCWIQPERVPECFLYQLKTFEWRNYGGTQVEKELAMYILKNARRLVTATIYPDSVKLARKHKMFEKLEIATRSSRACELTMG, encoded by the exons ATGGACAAAATTAGTCAATTGTCCGATGATGTACTCATCAAGATATTATCATTAGTTCCAACAAAAGATGCCATCGCCATGAGCACTTTGTCTAAACGATGGGTGTCTCTTTGGACATTGGTGCCAAGACTTGTCTTTGATGATTACTCAGACtcagaggatgaagatgaagaagagaatcaatCCAGAAACCTGGCGCAGTTTGTTTCCGGGACGTTGCTGTTACATAAGGCAGCGGTTCTTGAATGTTTTCATCTCAACATTGCTTCAGAATGTAGCGGTTCCGAGGTTGGTTTATGGGTTCGAATCGCAGTTGATCGTTTTGTGCGTGATCTCAAGataagtttttataatgatCATGGCCCTGTTACGTTGCCAAGTAGGCTTTTTAGATGTGAGGCAATTGAGACTTTGGAACTCTGTAGAGTGATTGCTTTGGACGTTCCTTCTCGGTTTAGCTTTCGTTCTCTCAAGAAGTTACGCCTTCTCTCTGTGAGGTACTCAGATGAGGACTCTTTCTCTAGGTTTATATCAAattgtcctgttcttgaagatttgGTTGTGGAAACTTGTGACGAGGACAATGTGGTGACATTCACTGTTAATGTGGCGTCCCTACAGAGTTTATCCGTTTCTCGTACATTACGAGATTTACCAAATCCTGATGAAGTGTTTGTGATACATTCCCATGGTTTGAAGCAGTTGAAAGTTATGGACTACTTTGGTGAACTTAATCTGATAGGTAATATGCCCAAACTTGTAGAGGCAAATCTTCAATACGAGTGCCTCTATGCCAAGGTTTTGGAACCTTTTACCTTTGTCAAGCGTCTTTATCTCTGCTTATTTGGAGAG GCTCAGTATCTTACTGGTATCGTTCTATCCCAGCTTGTATGTTTGGAGCTATGTACCTGTGAAGATAATTGGACTAATATGCTTGTGAGTGTGCTCCAGCATGCCCCTAAACTACAAGTTCTCAAGCTTGAGCTG AACCATGACCATTGTCTAGCTACGGTTCGTAATGTTTGTTGGATCCAGCCCGAGCGTGTTCCTGAATGTTTCTTGTACCAACTCAAAACATTTGAATGGAGAAACTATGGAGGAACACAAGTAGAGAAAGAACTGGCCATGTACATTTTGAAGAACGCGAGGCGATTAGTGACTGCAACTATCTACCCTGACTCAGTCAAGTTGGCGCGCAAACATAAGATGTTTGAGAAACTGGAAATTGCAACTAGGAGTTCAAGAGCTTGTGAGCTTACAATGGGATAG
- the LOC104761746 gene encoding F-box/FBD/LRR-repeat protein At5g56420-like has product MDKISQLSDDVLIKILSLLQTKDAVAMSILSKRWKSLWTLVPTLIFGEYPEDREDEDEVPKTNDESHCINMSQLVYGTLLLHKAPVLECFHLNRASGCSPSEIDLWVRIAVQRFVRDLTIGFCYEYGIIRLPDRLFRCETLETLELKKVIFLEVPSQISFQSLKTLRLLFVKYVDEESFVRLISNSPVLEDLVVETCHDDNVATFTINVPSLVSFSIRNTLQDLETENDLFVVHYHCLKQFTIVDYFGELTLIGNMPKLVEANLLSVSCQAKVLKCFTCVKCLSLCLPQEYPFPTGTVLSQLVSLELCLCESNWTNMLVTVLQHSPKLQVLKLAMNHLMCEGRTVCSIQPSSVPECLYHLKTFEWRDYAGTEVDKEVAVYILKNAKRLETATIYPETDELVHRHKMFEELEIASRSSRACELTMYLSLYQRFKSC; this is encoded by the exons atggacaaaattaGTCAATTGTCCGATGATGTACTCATCAAGATACTGTCATTACTCCAAACAAAAGATGCCGTAGCCATGAGCATTTTGTCTAAACGATGGAAGTCTCTTTGGACATTGGTGCCAACACTTATCTTTGGTGAGTACCCGGAGGATAGGGAAGATGAGGATGAGGTTCCAAAGACTAATGATGAGAGTCATTGCATAAATATGTCACAGTTGGTTTATGGGACTTTGCTACTGCATAAGGCACCGGTTCTTGAATGTTTTCATCTCAACCGTGCTTCGGGATGTAGCCCCTCGGAGATTGATTTATGGGTCAGAATTGCAGTTCAACGTTTCGTCCGTGATCTGACGATAGGTTTTTGTTATGAATATGGGATTATAAGATTGCCGGATAGGCTATTTAGATGTGAAACACTTGAGACTTTGGAACTCAAAAAGGTGATTTTTTTGGAAGTTCCTTCTCAGATTAGTTTTCAATCCCTCAAGACGTTGCGCCTTTTGTTTGTGAAATATGTAGATGAGGAATCTTTCGTTAGGCTTATATCAAATTCCcctgttcttgaagatttgGTTGTAGAAACTTGTCACGATGACAATGTGGCGACTTTCACTATTAATGTGCCATCCCTTGTGAGTTTCTCCATTAGGAATACATTGCAAGACTTGGAGACTGAGAATGATTTGTTTGTGGTACATTACCATTGTTTGAAGCAGTTCACCATTGTGGACTACTTTGGTGAGCTTACCTTGATAGGTAATATGCCCAAACTTGTCGAGGCAAATCTCTTATCTGTGTCCTGCCAAGCCAAGGTTCTAAAGTGTTTTACCTGTGTCAAGTGTCTTTCTCTATGCTTACCTCAAGAG TATCCCTTTCCCACTGGCACCGTTTTATCTCAGCTTGTGAGTTTAGAGCTATGTTTATGTGAAAGTAACTGGACGAATATGCTTGTGACTGTGCTCCAACATTCCCCTAAACTACAAGTTCTCAAGCTTGCCATG AACCATTTGATGTGTGAGGGTCGTACGGTTTGCTCGATTCAGCCGAGTAGTGTTCCTGAATGTTTGTACCATCTCAAAACCTTTGAATGGAGGGACTATGCAGGAACGGAAGTAGATAAAGAAGTGGCGGTTTATATTTTGAAGAACGCGAAGAGACTAGAGACTGCAACTATCTATCCTGAAACAGATGAGTTGGTGCACAGACACAAGATGTTTGAAGAATTGGAAATTGCTTCAAGGAGTTCAAGAGCATGTGAGCTTACAATGTATTTATCTCTTTACCAAAGATTTAAAAGCTGTTAG
- the LOC104763534 gene encoding putative F-box/FBD/LRR-repeat protein At5g56810 yields MESAGLKIKEVTNSDRISNLSDDLLIKILSLVPVRTAMSTSLLSKQWKPVWKMMPTLVYDETCPTVIGSLGFAQFCSMSLPKARLLRTLILKLDKKAASIVIDSLLFTNLPSTLLEISITSLSKNYIGFPKNFKVFQTLVVSKLQGTITLNVAVDSPVCFQSLKSLHLISVMFWSKSSLGILLSACPVLEDLFFVTNVNTRIHPFTISVPSLQRLHITDHVDNGDLKLEINAPSLKYLKIIDWSGCIKFVKDMPKLVGAKVILSQYQAEKLIRLLTSVEFLSIIHLHPSMVLPLANGISHRLLRLKLHISHKLPLNMLLHLLKYSPKLQVLKLHENHFIYTTRGTEDQLPPVSAPILVPECVSFHLENLEFRGFVGREEVKEVVVYILQNARHLKTASILIYSEGCPGGEKDVVVRVKNILPPVLITLSF; encoded by the exons ATGGAATCTGCGGGATTAAAAATCAAAGAGGTTACTAATTCTGATAGAATCAGTAACTTGTCTGACGATTTGCTCATCAAGATACTCTCCTTAGTTCCGGTAAGAACTGCAATGAGCACAAGcttgttgtctaaacaatggAAACCTGTATGGAAGATGATGCCAACACTTGTGTATGATGAAACTTGTCCCACCGTTATTGGTTCCCTTGGCTTTGCCCAATTTTGTAGCATGTCTTTACCTAAAGCGCGGCTTCTTAGAACCTTAATCCTCAAACTTGACAAGAAAGCTGCTTCCATAGTCATAGATTCTCTGTTATTCACAAACCTTCCTTCCACTCTCCTTGAGATCTCAATCACTTCTTTATCTAAGAATTATATAGGTTTCCCAAAAAACTTTAAAGTTTTCCAAACACTAGTCGTCTCGAAACTCCAAGGCACTATTACTCTGAATGTTGCTGTTGATTCTCCTGTTTGTTTCCAGTCCCTGAAAAGTTTGCATCTCATAAGTGTGATGTTCTGGTCCAAATCGTCTTTGGGGATACTTTTATCGGcttgtcctgttcttgaagatctcTTCTTCGTAACAAATGTCAATACTCGCATCCACCCTTTCACCATATCAGTACCTTCTCTACAGAGATTACATATCACTGACCATGTCGATAACGGTGACCTAAAATTAGAGATTAATGCTCCTTCTTTGAAGTACTTAAAGATCATAGACTGGAGTGGTTGTATTAAATTCGTTAAAGATATGCCGAAGTTGGTGGGTGCAAAAGTAATACTTTCACAATACCAAGCTGAGAAGTTGATCAGATTGCTTACCTCGGTAGAGTTTCTTTCAATAATACATCTACATCCTTCAATG GTTCTACCTCTTGCCAATGGAATTTCTCATCGGCTTCTTCGTCTGAAACTACATATTTCCCACAAACTTCCGCTTAATATGCTTCTGCATTTGCTCAAATATTCCCCTAAACTACAAGTTCTCAAGCTTCACGAG AACCATTTTATTTATACGACCCGAGGGACCGAGGATCAACTTCCTCCAGTCTCTGCACCGATCTTAGTTCCTGAATGCGTATCCTTCCATCTTGAAAATCTTGAATTTAGAGGCTTTGTAGGAAGAGAGGAAGTGAAAGAAGTCGTCGTTTACATTCTGCAAAACGCTCGTCACTTAAAAACCGCTTCAATCCTTATATATTCAGAAGGTTGTCCAGGTGGGGAGAAGGATGTTGTAGTTCGAGTTAAGAACATACTCCCTCCCGTTTTAATTACTTTGTCATTCTAG
- the LOC104761747 gene encoding putative F-box/FBD/LRR-repeat protein At5g56810: MAMDDARSGTEEVTYEDRISQLPNDLLFRILSLIPVSNAMSTSQLSKRWKPVWKMLSTLVYDENSCPNIGSAGGFVQFCFRSLQLHDAPLLRTLNLKLRKHSDSLDSLFSSPNTIHSSLLEISISSTTYPCYYSTISFPKNLNVFQTLAVLKLQGHILVDVVESPVCFQSLKSLYLKCVKFESGRLFLILLSACPVLEDLFIQRTCSVGSFVFTISVPSLQRLSFTKEQSYYADDKAIVEITAPSLKYLKIFDRVGCYSFVVDMSKLVEADVKVNLSKNEKLPKVLTSVGHLSLDLYPSMVFHLTDRFISKQLLHLELDIYDNFRSNLLMSLLKDVPSLRALKLNHQHPNYTVEDQPFSVSNPSSVPECLSFHLETFAWIGYAGTYEEIEAAAYVLKNARCLKNATISLCSRDMENGQLMIKELESMSKASTICQLLVKF, from the exons ATGGCGATGGATGATGCAAGATCTGGAACCGAAGAGGTTACGTACGAAGATAGGATCAGCCAATTACCTAACGATTTGCTTTTCCGAATACTCTCACTAATCCCGGTAAGCAATGCGATGTCCACAAGTCAATTGTCTAAACGATGGAAACCTGTATGGAAGATGTTGTCAACTCTTGTGTATGATGAAAATTCTTGTCCCAACATTGGTTCCGCTGGAGGTTTTGTCCAATTCTGTTTCAGGTCCTTGCAATTACATGATGCTCCACTTCTCAGAACCCTAAATCTCAAACTTAGGAAACACTCTGATTCCTTAGATTCTCTGTTTTCCTCCCCAAACACTATTCATTCCTCTCTCCTTGAGATCTCAATCTCTTCTACTACTTATCCTTGTTATTACAGTACTATCAGTTTCCCAAAGAACCTCAATGTCTTCCAAACACTAGCTGTCTTAAAACTCCAAGGCCATAttcttgttgatgttgttgagtCTCCCGTTTGCTTCCAATCCCTGAAAAGTTTGTACCTCAAATGTGTTAAGTTCGAGTCAGGAAGACTCTTTCTCATACTATTATCGGcttgtcctgttcttgaagatctcTTCATCCAAAGAACTTGCAGTGTAGGCAGTTTTGTGTTTACCATATCAGTCCCTTCTCTACAGAGGTTATCTTTCACTAAAGAACAAAGCTATTATGCTGACGACAAGGCCATCGTCGAGATTACTGCTCCTTCGTTGAAGTACTTGAAGATCTTCGATCGCGTAGGTTGTTACAGTTTTGTTGTAGATATGTCTAAGTTGGTGGAGGCAGATGTTAAAGTTAATCTGTCAAAGAATGAGAAGCTTCCTAAAGTTCTTACCTCAGTTGGACATCTTTCCCTAGATTTGTATCCTTCAATG gtTTTTCACCTTACAGATAGATTCATATCCAAGCAGCTTCTTCATCTGGAATTAGACATTTACGACAACTTTAGGTCGAATCTACTTATGAGTTTGCTGAAAGATGTACCGTCTTTACGAGCACTCAAGCTCAACCAC CAACATCCCAACTATACTGTCGAGGATCAACCATTTTCAGTCTCTAACCCGAGCTCGGTTCCTGAATGTTTGAGCTTCCACCTCGAGACTTTCGCGTGGATAGGCTACGCAGGAACATATGAAGAGATAGAAGCTGCGGCGTACGTTTTGAAAAACGCTCGTTGTTTGAAGAATGCTACAATCTCTCTGTGTTCAAGGGACATGGAGAATGGTCAGTTGATGATTAAGGAGTTGGAATCTATGTCTAAGGCTTCAACCATTTGTCAgcttttagttaaattttag